A stretch of Clostridia bacterium DNA encodes these proteins:
- a CDS encoding nucleotide sugar dehydrogenase — translation MSLYEQIKNKKTAISILGLGYVGLPLAIAFAKVANVIGFDIAREKVEQYLKGRDVTGEVGDKALRDTTAFFTWEEVDLQKAKFHIVAVPTPINPDRTPNLMFLKEASKIVGRNLVRGSLVVYESTVYPGVTEDICIPILERESGLTCGTDFKVGYSPERINPGDKQHRLENIVKVVAGIDKEALEDIANVYKMVVKVGIYRAESIKVAEAAKVIENSQRDINIAFMNELAIIFNELGIDTKAVLRAASTKWNFLSFTPGLVGGHCIGVDPYYLTYKAEEIGYHSQIILAGRKINDGMGKYVAENVVKNMIKANKPIKGSTVAILGITFKENCPDVRNTKVVDIINELKEYGMNIEVVDPVADRNALWQTYEIKLKELNELENIDAVVVAVPHKYFKIINLANLKNIYNRIWNGYRQADNKFVLIDVKGIFNRTEAESLNYLYWRL, via the coding sequence ATGAGTCTATATGAACAAATAAAAAATAAAAAAACAGCGATATCCATCCTCGGTTTGGGGTATGTTGGTTTGCCATTAGCTATAGCCTTTGCCAAAGTAGCAAATGTGATAGGGTTTGATATAGCCCGGGAAAAGGTGGAACAGTATTTAAAAGGCAGAGATGTAACCGGTGAAGTAGGGGATAAGGCACTGCGGGATACTACTGCCTTTTTTACATGGGAAGAGGTGGATTTGCAAAAAGCAAAATTTCATATAGTGGCGGTGCCTACACCTATTAATCCAGATAGGACTCCTAATTTAATGTTTTTAAAGGAAGCTAGCAAGATAGTTGGTCGGAATCTGGTGCGGGGTTCTTTGGTTGTTTATGAGTCCACAGTTTATCCGGGTGTCACAGAAGATATATGTATCCCTATTTTGGAAAGGGAATCAGGCTTAACATGTGGTACTGATTTTAAAGTAGGATATTCGCCGGAAAGGATTAATCCAGGGGATAAACAACACCGTTTGGAAAATATAGTAAAGGTAGTAGCAGGGATAGATAAGGAAGCTTTAGAAGATATAGCAAATGTTTATAAAATGGTTGTTAAGGTGGGTATTTATCGAGCGGAAAGTATTAAGGTTGCGGAGGCGGCTAAAGTTATAGAGAATTCCCAGCGGGATATAAATATAGCTTTTATGAATGAGCTTGCAATCATATTTAATGAATTAGGAATTGATACAAAAGCAGTTTTAAGGGCTGCAAGTACTAAATGGAATTTTCTTAGCTTTACCCCTGGCTTGGTAGGCGGACATTGTATAGGGGTAGATCCTTATTATTTAACATATAAAGCTGAAGAGATCGGTTATCATTCACAAATTATTTTAGCGGGAAGAAAAATTAATGATGGTATGGGTAAATATGTAGCTGAAAATGTAGTAAAAAATATGATCAAGGCCAATAAACCAATTAAAGGTTCAACGGTAGCTATCTTGGGGATTACCTTTAAAGAGAATTGTCCTGATGTAAGGAATACAAAAGTTGTTGATATTATAAATGAGTTAAAAGAGTATGGAATGAATATTGAGGTAGTTGACCCAGTTGCTGACAGAAATGCACTTTGGCAAACATATGAAATTAAGTTGAAGGAATTAAATGAATTAGAAAACATTGATGCAGTGGTTGTAGCGGTGCCTCATAAATATTTTAAAATTATTAATTTGGCTAATTTGAAAAATATATATAATAGAATTTGGAATGGCTATAGGCAGGCTGATAATAAGTTTGTGCTAATAGACGTAAAAGGAATTTTCAATAGGACGGAGGCCGAAAGCTTAAATTATTTATATTGGAGGCTTTAG
- a CDS encoding glycosyltransferase family 4 protein, with product MFLFVGRIIRDKGVMEYVKAAEIVKKKYPCARMQMVGFFDTNPTALQKEDIQDYIDNGVVEYFGYVEDVRPFLINASVFVLPSYHEGTPKSVLEAMAVGRPIITTNAPGCRETVIEGVNGFLVPVKNVDKLAEKMAWMIENKSEVEKMGIESMKICRKKYDVNIINKVILKTMNL from the coding sequence GTGTTTCTTTTTGTTGGAAGGATTATAAGGGACAAGGGTGTTATGGAATACGTAAAGGCAGCCGAAATAGTTAAAAAAAAATATCCTTGTGCTAGGATGCAAATGGTTGGTTTCTTTGATACTAACCCGACTGCCTTGCAAAAGGAAGATATTCAAGATTATATTGATAATGGGGTAGTTGAATATTTTGGTTATGTAGAGGATGTAAGGCCATTTTTGATAAATGCATCCGTTTTTGTTTTACCTTCTTATCATGAAGGTACTCCCAAAAGTGTTTTAGAGGCTATGGCTGTGGGGAGACCTATAATAACTACTAATGCCCCTGGATGTAGGGAAACAGTTATTGAGGGTGTTAATGGTTTTTTAGTTCCTGTAAAAAATGTAGATAAGTTGGCTGAGAAAATGGCATGGATGATAGAAAATAAATCGGAAGTTGAAAAAATGGGTATAGAAAGTATGAAAATTTGTCGTAAAAAATATGATGTGAACATAATTAATAAAGTTATATTAAAGACAATGAATTTATAA